In Entomospira culicis, one DNA window encodes the following:
- a CDS encoding Bro-N domain-containing protein, producing MSNNYELALVFEYKKEDHTMDNVRTIEIDGETWFVIADICKILDLQAPHIVTKTLDEDDRSSTSVIDKLGREQTTNICNESGLYQIIFQSRKPEAKKFKKWVTQEVLPTIRKKGYYGTPKVVQHDYVRRYNENYLKVDKGYFSVISELYVILFGFLEHQGFTIPEKDTKTDKFIQPDNSVGMGFSKWLQEQYPKVFQSYPRKDYKHKTRSGAYVNCFQYPREVAGLFSEYVHDFWLVNNAPKYLGDRVGQDLKAPLLLILEEHKKRIEANNMPS from the coding sequence GTGAGTAATAATTATGAGTTAGCTTTGGTTTTTGAGTACAAAAAAGAAGACCATACAATGGATAATGTAAGGACTATTGAAATAGATGGTGAAACTTGGTTCGTTATTGCTGATATTTGCAAAATTTTAGATTTACAGGCACCCCATATTGTAACCAAAACATTAGATGAAGATGACCGAAGTAGTACTTCGGTCATCGATAAACTTGGAAGGGAACAAACTACTAATATTTGCAATGAAAGTGGATTGTATCAAATAATCTTTCAAAGTAGAAAACCTGAAGCTAAAAAATTTAAGAAATGGGTTACCCAGGAAGTTTTACCTACAATACGCAAAAAAGGGTATTATGGAACTCCTAAAGTTGTTCAACACGATTATGTGAGAAGGTACAATGAAAATTACCTCAAAGTAGATAAAGGGTATTTTTCTGTAATATCTGAATTGTATGTAATTCTTTTTGGATTTTTAGAACATCAAGGCTTCACGATCCCAGAAAAAGATACGAAAACAGATAAGTTTATTCAACCTGATAATAGCGTTGGAATGGGTTTTAGTAAATGGTTGCAAGAACAATATCCAAAAGTATTCCAAAGCTATCCTCGCAAAGACTATAAACATAAAACTAGGAGTGGTGCTTATGTTAATTGTTTTCAATATCCTAGAGAAGTTGCAGGTCTTTTCAGTGAGTATGTACACGATTTTTGGCTTGTAAATAACGCTCCCAAATATTTAGGAGATCGTGTGGGTCAAGACCTCAAAGCACCGTTACTTCTGATACTAGAAGAGCATAAAAAGCGAATAGAAGCTAATAATATGCCTTCATAG
- a CDS encoding IS1595 family transposase, with product MTEFKSVLDLITKLPTEKHCRDYLANIRWGDTPICPYCNHNHCYTLKDSRYKCAKCRTPFTVKVGTIFENSKLPLQKWLIAYYLLSCSSKGISSVSLAKQIGVRQPTAWFMLHRIREAMTAQPETLDGIVEIDETYVGGKEANKHESKKLKQGRGSVGKSAVVGMIQRGYAVQTFVVPNTQKRTLEPLIRRYVKETSLIMTDEYGAYNNLKEYYEGHYVVSHSKREFKRGIAYTNTIEGFWGLCKRAIIGVYHYISKKHLSRYMQDFSFRYNERECDATMMLNKILYYGIGKRLTYKQLVRGY from the coding sequence ATGACCGAATTCAAAAGCGTCTTAGACCTCATCACCAAATTACCCACTGAAAAACATTGTAGAGATTACCTAGCTAATATCCGCTGGGGTGATACTCCTATCTGTCCTTATTGTAACCATAACCACTGTTATACTCTTAAAGATTCCCGTTACAAATGTGCAAAATGTAGAACTCCTTTCACCGTTAAAGTGGGTACTATCTTTGAAAACTCTAAACTTCCTTTACAAAAATGGCTCATCGCCTATTATCTCTTATCTTGCTCCTCTAAAGGTATCTCATCTGTCTCTTTAGCTAAACAAATCGGCGTTAGACAACCTACCGCTTGGTTTATGCTTCATCGCATCAGAGAAGCTATGACTGCTCAACCTGAGACGCTTGATGGTATCGTTGAAATAGACGAAACCTACGTTGGCGGAAAAGAAGCTAATAAACATGAATCTAAGAAGTTGAAACAAGGTAGAGGAAGTGTTGGCAAGAGTGCGGTAGTAGGCATGATTCAAAGAGGATACGCCGTTCAAACTTTCGTAGTTCCTAATACTCAAAAAAGAACCTTAGAGCCTCTGATAAGGAGATATGTTAAAGAAACTAGCTTGATAATGACGGACGAATACGGGGCTTACAATAACCTCAAAGAGTATTACGAGGGTCATTATGTGGTATCCCATAGTAAGCGAGAGTTCAAACGCGGAATAGCTTATACAAACACCATAGAAGGATTTTGGGGATTATGTAAAAGAGCCATTATAGGTGTCTACCATTATATCAGCAAAAAGCATTTGAGTAGGTATATGCAAGACTTTAGTTTTCGCTATAATGAAAGAGAGTGTGATGCTACTATGATGCTAAATAAAATCTTGTATTATGGCATTGGTAAAAGATTAACCTATAAACAGTTGGTAAGAGGCTATTAA
- a CDS encoding AAA family ATPase, with product MFSYKKFVIHNYKAISTPVTINIHRGIYPILGVNESGKTTLLHAMMAFTDYNDLWNGDSSTGKQGYRHIDKVANIYTDTSKAKIEAEITCSVEEFQTIIESSEIEKEAVLISKLMDLSKDATPLTINITREINGEKRYLLNILVMNEVASNYISEEEQHRIASLMVNQKLPLIVYFDDFKDRFTGIIDILIDEKGAIKSPGDTNVKTLEQFFEVSFKNKEGEAKKKLSNLATDTNNKVKEIESKLQQTINTLINDQWELMAKIEERDPPKIVLRIERTEKTAVNKKEFNCRFSFTVEDSLIIGEEKEIRVFDLEERSKGFLWFFTFVWKTSFHPNKNSEKSVIYLLDEPGSYLHSSAQQGLCNVLEELAKDATVIYTTHSHYMLDEDFLNNTYIAHKDEKENKTINLCHYTQYTKIDKTPQPNALDPIILALKVEPSLIEKMLRKKALIIVEGMGDFYAWQSFLETEHKSNLGIIPSTGASQVLTLLSLALIHCHNVLCLLDDDDEVTQLKTKHPDFSDYIRVITGNKDITFLLDENELKTFAKTQNSKFNKDNLCLNDKKQLLKLIYAHSRKHKIEFPETKKTFEKFFNSEIKPLLDNNT from the coding sequence GTGTTTAGTTATAAAAAGTTTGTAATTCATAATTACAAGGCTATATCAACACCTGTTACTATCAATATTCATAGGGGTATTTATCCTATATTAGGTGTCAATGAAAGTGGAAAAACAACGTTATTACATGCGATGATGGCTTTTACGGATTACAATGACCTTTGGAACGGGGATTCTAGTACCGGTAAGCAAGGGTACAGGCATATAGATAAAGTTGCTAATATTTATACGGACACGTCAAAGGCAAAAATTGAAGCAGAAATAACTTGTTCGGTGGAAGAGTTTCAAACAATCATTGAAAGTTCTGAGATCGAAAAAGAAGCAGTTCTAATTAGTAAATTAATGGATTTATCCAAGGATGCTACTCCTTTAACCATAAATATTACCAGAGAAATTAATGGCGAGAAGCGTTATCTCCTTAATATCTTGGTAATGAATGAAGTAGCGAGTAATTATATATCTGAAGAAGAGCAACACAGAATAGCGTCTTTAATGGTTAATCAAAAATTGCCTTTAATAGTTTATTTTGATGATTTTAAAGATCGTTTTACAGGTATTATTGATATTTTAATTGACGAGAAAGGGGCTATAAAAAGCCCCGGTGATACTAATGTAAAAACATTGGAACAATTCTTTGAAGTAAGCTTCAAGAATAAGGAGGGAGAAGCTAAGAAGAAACTTTCAAATTTAGCTACAGACACAAACAATAAGGTAAAAGAAATAGAAAGTAAACTTCAACAAACAATCAATACTCTTATTAATGATCAATGGGAATTAATGGCTAAAATAGAAGAAAGAGACCCTCCTAAAATTGTTCTGAGAATTGAACGTACTGAAAAGACTGCAGTTAATAAAAAAGAATTTAATTGTCGATTTTCTTTCACTGTAGAGGACTCTTTAATTATAGGCGAAGAAAAAGAAATACGTGTCTTTGATTTGGAAGAAAGAAGTAAAGGATTTCTATGGTTTTTTACTTTTGTGTGGAAAACTTCCTTCCATCCGAATAAAAATTCAGAAAAATCAGTGATTTATCTACTTGATGAACCAGGCTCTTATTTACATTCTTCTGCTCAACAAGGGCTATGCAATGTGTTAGAGGAACTAGCTAAAGATGCTACTGTAATTTATACAACTCACTCGCACTATATGCTTGATGAAGATTTTTTAAATAATACCTACATAGCACATAAAGATGAAAAAGAAAATAAAACTATTAATCTTTGTCATTATACTCAATACACAAAGATTGATAAAACTCCGCAGCCTAACGCCTTAGACCCTATTATACTTGCATTAAAAGTAGAACCTTCTCTTATTGAAAAAATGTTAAGAAAAAAAGCTCTTATTATTGTAGAGGGGATGGGTGATTTTTATGCATGGCAATCTTTCTTAGAAACTGAGCATAAGAGTAATTTAGGAATAATACCCTCTACTGGAGCTTCACAGGTTTTAACGCTACTGTCTTTAGCCTTAATTCATTGCCACAACGTCCTATGCCTTTTAGATGACGACGACGAAGTTACGCAGTTAAAAACAAAGCACCCTGATTTCAGTGATTATATAAGGGTAATAACTGGTAATAAGGATATTACTTTTTTATTAGACGAAAATGAATTAAAAACGTTTGCTAAGACTCAAAATTCCAAATTCAATAAAGATAATTTATGCTTAAATGATAAAAAGCAATTACTCAAACTAATATATGCCCATTCTCGAAAACATAAAATCGAATTCCCAGAAACTAAAAAAACCTTTGAAAAATTTTTTAATTCTGAAATAAAACCTCTACTGGATAATAATACCTAA
- a CDS encoding ParA family protein, whose amino-acid sequence MRVAIASTKGGVGKSTVSMHFAHALKLLYPDKRTLLMDADPQASCLNWSKWRAEAELKPFIEVQPLFEKGLKTILGEKEKAFDFILIDVGGSDNPSLRRTLAYVDAVVIPTSLDQAERIHTFDMMDIIDEALAEFNENLQVFMLFNRIKITKERGHIEEFKQGFPTYVHWLGGFIMQRVKFSRVYGQGQTVFDLEEKEADKKAEEEVLTVLKQLIPLIEATHER is encoded by the coding sequence ATGAGAGTTGCAATTGCAAGCACGAAAGGTGGGGTTGGCAAGTCAACTGTGAGTATGCACTTTGCTCATGCCCTAAAACTTCTCTACCCAGATAAACGCACATTGTTGATGGATGCTGATCCGCAAGCCTCTTGCCTAAATTGGAGCAAGTGGCGTGCAGAAGCTGAGTTGAAACCATTTATTGAGGTTCAGCCACTTTTTGAGAAAGGCTTAAAGACGATTTTAGGGGAGAAGGAGAAGGCGTTTGATTTCATTTTAATTGATGTAGGGGGGTCGGATAATCCTAGTTTACGACGCACGTTGGCATATGTTGATGCGGTAGTGATTCCTACTTCGTTGGACCAAGCTGAGCGTATTCACACCTTCGACATGATGGATATTATCGATGAAGCATTAGCTGAATTTAACGAAAATTTACAGGTTTTTATGTTGTTTAATCGTATTAAAATTACTAAAGAACGGGGACATATCGAGGAGTTTAAACAAGGTTTTCCTACGTATGTCCATTGGTTAGGGGGCTTTATTATGCAAAGGGTTAAGTTTTCTCGGGTTTACGGTCAAGGGCAAACTGTTTTTGATCTGGAGGAAAAAGAGGCTGACAAAAAAGCAGAAGAGGAGGTTTTAACTGTGTTAAAACAATTAATACCCTTAATCGAGGCAACCCATGAGCGATAA